One Bacteroidales bacterium DNA window includes the following coding sequences:
- a CDS encoding mannose-6-phosphate isomerase — protein sequence MKPNFNKRPSVRVTEDSNGCFSGWNAIFKTLEAKLKEPNHPKKIVVVECYQGVYYDDLLSIFGSHLKPRRIITSRDYFLPPGEVERITFPDVTDDRIFGYLTRLNMTDLVDMEKVSKLKKEVEEAGEGLILIFGYGSSLISDRPSVLVYADMPRWEIQLRMRANKVDNLGMENKDDSIEEKYKRGFFVDWRICDRLKKKLMHRWDFILDSTNMEIPVLLTAEAFRNGLEKTLTRPFSLMPYFDQGPWGGQWMKRFCGLDPEPENYAWCFNCVPEENSLLLTYGEAVFETPSINLVFAYPRKLLGEAVHARFGDEFPIRFDFLDTMEGGNLSLQVHPLTEYIQEKFGIHYTQDESYYLIDAAEDASVFLGLREGINPEAMIEELYKAQEEGVYFDAEKFVERWPAKKHDHFLIPGGTVHCSGKNCLVLEISSTPYIFTFKLWDWGRLGLDGKPRPINIEHGRHVIQWDRTTNWTKKNLINRVRKISEGNGWYEEATGLHEREFIETRRHWFTGKVPHNTNGGVNVLNLVEGREAIVESPSGAFEPFIVHFAETFIVPACVGEYTIRPYGESEGKQCATIKAYVRTCINQ from the coding sequence TTGAAACCGAATTTTAACAAGAGACCCTCCGTAAGGGTGACAGAAGACAGTAACGGATGTTTCAGCGGATGGAATGCTATTTTCAAAACATTGGAAGCTAAACTGAAGGAACCTAACCATCCAAAAAAAATTGTAGTGGTTGAATGCTATCAGGGTGTTTATTATGACGACCTGCTGAGCATTTTTGGCAGTCATTTAAAACCCCGGCGCATCATTACCAGCAGGGACTATTTCCTTCCCCCCGGGGAAGTTGAAAGGATTACTTTCCCCGATGTTACTGATGACCGCATCTTTGGCTATCTGACAAGGCTCAATATGACCGATCTGGTGGACATGGAAAAAGTCAGTAAGTTGAAAAAGGAAGTCGAAGAAGCCGGCGAGGGGCTGATTCTTATCTTTGGTTATGGGTCATCGCTCATTTCAGACCGGCCCTCCGTTCTGGTATATGCTGATATGCCACGGTGGGAGATTCAGTTAAGGATGCGGGCCAACAAAGTGGACAACCTCGGAATGGAAAACAAAGACGATTCCATTGAAGAAAAGTACAAAAGAGGATTTTTTGTTGACTGGAGAATATGTGACCGCCTGAAAAAGAAACTGATGCACCGGTGGGATTTTATCCTTGACTCAACGAACATGGAAATACCTGTGCTGCTTACCGCCGAAGCTTTCCGCAATGGATTGGAGAAAACCCTCACCCGGCCTTTCAGTCTTATGCCCTATTTCGATCAGGGGCCATGGGGCGGCCAGTGGATGAAAAGGTTTTGTGGACTTGATCCGGAACCAGAGAACTATGCCTGGTGTTTCAATTGTGTTCCGGAGGAGAACAGTTTGCTCCTGACTTATGGCGAAGCCGTTTTCGAAACCCCATCTATCAATCTTGTATTTGCCTACCCGCGTAAATTGCTGGGAGAAGCTGTCCACGCGCGCTTCGGTGATGAATTTCCCATCCGCTTTGACTTTCTTGACACCATGGAAGGAGGGAACCTATCGCTCCAGGTGCACCCATTGACCGAATACATTCAGGAAAAATTCGGCATCCATTATACGCAGGATGAAAGCTATTATCTGATAGACGCAGCAGAAGATGCATCTGTTTTCCTTGGTCTCAGGGAAGGAATCAATCCCGAAGCCATGATTGAGGAGCTTTACAAAGCCCAGGAAGAAGGTGTGTATTTTGATGCGGAAAAGTTCGTGGAGCGCTGGCCTGCAAAGAAGCACGACCACTTCCTTATTCCGGGAGGAACAGTTCATTGTTCGGGGAAAAACTGCCTTGTCCTCGAAATCAGTTCTACCCCATATATTTTTACTTTCAAGCTCTGGGACTGGGGAAGGCTTGGGTTGGACGGAAAGCCACGACCCATTAATATTGAACACGGCCGCCATGTTATTCAGTGGGACAGAACAACCAACTGGACGAAAAAAAACCTGATAAACCGGGTCAGAAAGATCAGCGAAGGCAACGGATGGTATGAAGAAGCCACCGGACTTCATGAACGGGAATTTATTGAAACACGCAGACACTGGTTCACCGGAAAAGTACCCCATAATACCAACGGGGGTGTTAACGTGCTGAATCTTGTAGAAGGCCGTGAAGCTATCGTTGAAAGTCCTTCCGGAGCATTTGAACCATTTATTGTTCATTTTGCCGAAACCTTCATTGTTCCGGCCTGCGTAGGCGAATACACTATCCGTCCCTACGGCGAATCAGAAGGCAAACAGTGCGCTACCATCAAAGCCTATGTAAGAACCTGTATCAATCAATAA
- a CDS encoding T9SS type A sorting domain-containing protein, producing the protein MPAPQERFVLAQAHNECGTSTPRGIGVYVSSQNYGFTLKPNPANESVDVQIGNEGMYSAETLAQPDSIYSEFLRSEYYEVTISNSFGLQIYSDIKYSRRFTIPTGYLAEGIYLVELRTRKAKFQQKLIIKH; encoded by the coding sequence ATGCCTGCACCTCAGGAGAGATTCGTACTCGCCCAGGCGCATAATGAATGTGGAACAAGCACTCCCAGAGGTATTGGAGTCTATGTATCTTCTCAAAATTACGGCTTTACGCTTAAACCCAACCCTGCAAACGAAAGTGTTGATGTCCAGATCGGCAATGAGGGTATGTATTCGGCAGAAACATTAGCCCAGCCAGATTCCATATATTCAGAATTCCTCCGTTCAGAATACTACGAGGTTACCATCTCAAATTCTTTCGGATTGCAGATATATTCAGATATTAAATATTCCAGGCGCTTTACAATCCCAACAGGATATCTTGCGGAGGGCATTTATCTCGTTGAATTGCGCACCAGGAAAGCAAAATTTCAGCAAAAGCTGATAATCAAACATTGA
- a CDS encoding DUF4185 domain-containing protein: MKHVLMAIKTSGKFLIIFSVVFFASCQRGEVTVQPDKEFSSMFYADSGGILCADGIFSVPLPDGSSVFFVGDCFVGKLMNGGIDPKTPMLRNAFNLIDKNMDGAKAIIGGTLSEPQTLMVPPRLENDSIYRWYWPGHGFTRGDTLFVFALSLYNDPSAIKTSAKSEEEKDEMDKMAAEMFAFRIAEIDLLSYKLPGFVHLATHKVEYDYRKYPIDFGNCVMIDNGYVYIYGTKNEPHFSRIHVARVPLNSKVLYKNWEFFNGSGWDTSIAVSAPVETDISVSEQFSIFKYRNKYVLLTMERAGTDIYTYTADTPTGVFTNKKFQYRPPEPGQDTTGRIFVYNALAHPQYIRNDKLLVSYCVNSFHVRDVYRNAENYRARFLRIPMKNIIGN, translated from the coding sequence ATGAAACACGTTCTTATGGCCATAAAAACCTCAGGGAAATTTCTTATCATCTTTTCAGTTGTCTTTTTTGCTTCCTGCCAGCGGGGAGAGGTAACAGTACAACCCGACAAAGAATTTTCTTCTATGTTTTACGCTGATTCCGGAGGAATATTATGTGCCGACGGTATTTTCTCCGTACCCCTGCCGGATGGATCCTCTGTGTTTTTTGTTGGTGATTGTTTTGTGGGCAAACTGATGAACGGCGGCATTGATCCGAAAACACCGATGCTGAGAAATGCCTTTAACCTCATCGACAAAAACATGGACGGGGCAAAGGCAATTATCGGAGGAACCCTGTCAGAACCACAGACTCTTATGGTGCCTCCCCGTTTGGAAAACGACTCGATTTACCGTTGGTACTGGCCCGGCCATGGATTTACAAGAGGAGACACTCTGTTTGTATTTGCCCTGAGCCTTTATAATGACCCCTCCGCAATTAAAACTTCAGCAAAATCAGAAGAAGAAAAAGATGAAATGGACAAAATGGCGGCGGAAATGTTTGCGTTCAGAATTGCAGAAATTGACCTGCTGTCATACAAACTCCCCGGCTTTGTTCATCTTGCAACCCATAAAGTGGAATATGATTACAGGAAATACCCGATTGATTTCGGCAACTGCGTGATGATTGACAATGGGTACGTTTACATTTACGGCACAAAAAATGAACCGCACTTTTCCAGGATTCATGTGGCAAGGGTTCCTCTGAACAGCAAGGTATTGTATAAAAACTGGGAATTCTTCAACGGTTCAGGTTGGGATACCAGTATTGCAGTTTCGGCTCCTGTTGAAACCGATATCTCCGTTTCGGAACAATTCAGCATCTTTAAATACCGCAATAAATACGTCCTGCTAACCATGGAGCGTGCGGGAACGGATATTTACACCTACACAGCCGATACGCCAACAGGAGTGTTTACCAATAAAAAATTCCAGTATCGTCCTCCTGAACCCGGACAGGATACCACCGGAAGAATTTTTGTTTATAATGCTCTGGCACACCCTCAATACATAAGGAACGACAAACTGCTGGTTTCATACTGCGTCAACTCATTCCACGTGAGGGATGTTTACAGGAATGCTGAAAATTACCGGGCCAGGTTTTTGAGAATACCGATGAAAAATATTATCGGTAATTAG
- a CDS encoding ROK family protein, whose translation MTDIFNDNRIVLTLDAGGTNLVFSALQGGREIAGPFTFPTPSEDLDACLKTIIKGFREVEQRIPGKATAISFAFPGPADYKKGIIGDLPNFKAFTNGVALGPMVEDLFHLPVFINNDGNLFAYGEALCGFLPELNARILSRRGIKQFHNLIGLTLGTGFGCGVVINNILLIGDNSNDTGIHNTLNKFNPDWNAEESVSTRALQRVYAQASGQPFSGRITPKDIFEIATGKLPGNKEAAIEAYRQFGEALGSSIANILTLIDGIVVIGGGITGAWQLFAPAMFSEINRPYKRWDGTPAKRLDVKVYNLEDESIFNEFAMGNIRELKVPYSNRIVTYDERARVGIGLSKLGASRAIALGAYAFALQQLQ comes from the coding sequence ATGACCGATATCTTCAATGACAACAGAATTGTTCTGACACTGGATGCAGGCGGCACAAACTTGGTTTTTTCTGCTCTGCAGGGTGGTCGCGAAATTGCAGGACCATTTACCTTTCCTACTCCTTCAGAAGATCTTGATGCCTGCCTGAAAACCATCATCAAGGGATTCAGAGAAGTGGAACAGCGCATTCCCGGAAAAGCCACAGCTATCAGTTTTGCATTCCCCGGACCGGCGGATTACAAAAAAGGAATTATTGGCGACCTTCCTAACTTTAAGGCATTTACTAACGGGGTTGCCCTTGGTCCCATGGTGGAAGACCTGTTTCACCTACCGGTTTTCATCAACAACGACGGCAATCTCTTTGCCTACGGAGAAGCTCTATGTGGTTTCCTGCCGGAATTGAATGCCAGAATTCTGAGCAGAAGAGGTATAAAACAATTTCATAATCTGATTGGCCTGACGCTTGGAACAGGTTTTGGATGCGGGGTGGTTATCAATAATATCCTGTTGATTGGTGACAACTCAAACGACACAGGTATCCATAATACCCTCAATAAATTCAATCCCGACTGGAACGCAGAAGAGAGCGTAAGTACCCGCGCCCTGCAACGGGTTTATGCCCAGGCTTCCGGTCAGCCTTTTTCCGGCAGAATCACTCCAAAAGACATTTTTGAAATCGCCACGGGAAAGTTGCCCGGAAACAAAGAAGCAGCCATTGAAGCCTATCGTCAGTTCGGAGAAGCGCTGGGAAGTTCCATAGCCAACATCCTCACGCTGATCGACGGAATTGTAGTTATCGGAGGAGGAATTACAGGAGCCTGGCAGTTGTTTGCTCCTGCCATGTTCAGTGAAATTAACCGGCCGTACAAACGCTGGGACGGAACTCCTGCAAAAAGGCTTGATGTAAAGGTATACAACCTGGAAGATGAAAGCATCTTCAACGAATTTGCCATGGGAAACATCCGGGAACTGAAGGTGCCTTATAGCAATCGTATCGTTACCTATGACGAAAGAGCCAGAGTTGGGATAGGTTTGTCAAAGCTTGGTGCCAGCCGGGCCATAGCACTCGGAGCTTATGCCTTTGCCCTTCAGCAACTTCAATAA
- the serA gene encoding phosphoglycerate dehydrogenase, translated as MHKYSLDKSKIKVLLLEGIHENAVHCFQNAGYSNVTWLKTALSEEELREKIRNVHIIGIRSRTQLTADIIAEARKLITIGCFSIGTNQVDLQAARLAGIPVFNAPFSNTRSVAEMVIAEAIMLIRRIPEKNHLARQGKWVKSAKHSYEIRGKTLGIIGYGHIGSQVSILAEALGMNIIYYDIEKKLSLGNARPVASLDELLAQADIVTLHVPSTELTHKMISAPQIARMKKGSYLINASRGDVVDYKAVAKALESGHLLGAAADVFPEEPSSEEEPFRCELQHFPNTIITPHIGGSTAEAQANIGTEVAEKLVKYSDTGSTIGAVNFVEISLPPNGNKQRFLHIHRNLPGVMQEINHVFTSHGINIAAQYLQTDAYVGYAIIDTDSEIDDTILKELKAVKHTIRARMLY; from the coding sequence ATGCATAAATATTCACTCGACAAGTCCAAAATTAAAGTCCTTCTGCTGGAAGGAATTCACGAAAATGCCGTTCATTGTTTTCAGAATGCGGGTTATTCCAATGTAACCTGGCTTAAAACGGCCCTGTCAGAAGAGGAACTCAGGGAAAAAATCCGCAATGTACATATTATCGGCATTCGGAGCCGTACCCAGCTCACCGCCGACATCATTGCCGAAGCCCGCAAACTTATTACCATCGGCTGTTTCAGCATCGGCACCAATCAGGTTGATCTTCAGGCCGCCCGCCTTGCCGGCATTCCGGTATTTAATGCTCCCTTTTCCAATACCCGTTCAGTGGCCGAGATGGTGATTGCCGAAGCCATTATGCTGATCAGGAGAATTCCTGAAAAAAACCACCTGGCCCGCCAGGGGAAATGGGTAAAAAGTGCAAAACACAGTTACGAAATACGGGGAAAGACACTGGGAATCATCGGATACGGACACATAGGCTCTCAGGTTTCTATACTGGCCGAAGCTCTGGGAATGAACATTATTTACTACGATATTGAGAAAAAACTCAGCCTGGGAAATGCCCGTCCGGTTGCATCACTCGATGAACTTCTCGCCCAGGCCGACATTGTCACCCTCCATGTGCCTTCTACCGAACTGACCCATAAAATGATCAGCGCCCCTCAGATAGCCCGCATGAAAAAAGGCAGTTACCTGATCAATGCCTCCCGGGGCGATGTGGTGGATTACAAGGCAGTGGCAAAAGCCCTTGAATCAGGCCATCTTCTGGGCGCCGCCGCAGACGTCTTCCCTGAAGAACCTTCCTCGGAGGAAGAACCCTTCCGGTGCGAACTGCAACACTTCCCCAATACCATTATCACACCCCACATCGGAGGAAGCACCGCCGAAGCCCAGGCCAACATCGGCACCGAAGTGGCCGAAAAACTGGTTAAATACAGCGATACCGGTTCCACCATCGGTGCAGTTAATTTCGTCGAAATCTCCCTCCCCCCCAACGGAAACAAACAACGGTTCCTCCATATCCACCGGAACCTGCCCGGAGTTATGCAGGAAATTAACCACGTTTTCACATCCCATGGCATAAATATTGCCGCCCAGTACCTTCAGACGGATGCCTATGTTGGCTATGCCATTATCGATACGGACAGTGAGATTGATGACACCATTCTGAAGGAACTGAAAGCGGTTAAACATACCATTCGCGCCCGCATGCTTTACTGA
- a CDS encoding RagB/SusD family nutrient uptake outer membrane protein has protein sequence MKKMFIAISALLLAITSCSDFLDSDIRSDFNYNNYFQTEKDLVTFANGMFGGLITWTWEGGGLFFNNFWVIQDLASDNAYETGPSIDMHDLSNFTFDANNAPQFFVWEQSYSVINSCNVLLKESEKIKKYSSEAVKNHLQGEAYFLRGMLYFELAKLFGDVPLQLKATTSVQSTIIPRTPVAVVYDSIISDLKKAEVYLATNPFPNRKEGMPTSLAASTLLAKVYLTRGAMNKSQSDFNLCKTQLEKVLGKYTLEPEFADIFKISNSNRGEIIWAVNFSATLGEGWTTNQFIVRLMPTTKSDKGVRNGQGWERPTNYLYNLFASNDKRKAATFITEFEGEVFDGPYIRKYWDQEAEGGRQNGESDADFIYLRYADVLLMYAEVLNEINNGPTTEAYNAINQVRNRAGLDDLTPGLDYQAFKNAVLQERQKEFVMEGHRWYDLVRMNKLQEQVLLAKPSANVKSYHVLFPIPQKELYYNPKLVQNQGYN, from the coding sequence ATGAAAAAGATGTTCATAGCAATTTCCGCGCTCCTTTTAGCAATTACCAGCTGCAGCGATTTTCTTGATTCGGACATACGGTCTGATTTTAATTACAACAATTATTTTCAGACTGAAAAAGACCTCGTAACCTTTGCCAACGGCATGTTTGGGGGTCTGATTACCTGGACATGGGAAGGAGGCGGATTATTCTTCAATAATTTCTGGGTAATTCAGGATCTGGCCTCCGATAATGCTTACGAAACAGGACCTTCCATCGACATGCACGATCTGTCTAACTTCACCTTTGATGCCAACAATGCTCCTCAGTTTTTCGTGTGGGAACAATCGTACAGTGTTATCAACTCATGCAACGTTCTGCTGAAGGAATCTGAAAAAATAAAAAAGTATTCGAGCGAAGCCGTAAAAAACCATCTGCAGGGAGAAGCCTACTTCCTCAGAGGAATGCTGTATTTTGAACTGGCAAAGCTTTTCGGAGATGTACCTCTTCAGCTTAAGGCAACAACCAGCGTGCAGAGCACCATCATTCCCCGCACTCCTGTAGCGGTAGTATATGATTCCATCATTAGCGACCTGAAAAAGGCAGAAGTTTATCTGGCAACCAACCCTTTTCCCAACAGAAAGGAAGGAATGCCAACCAGTCTGGCCGCATCAACCCTGCTGGCAAAAGTTTATCTTACCCGGGGCGCAATGAACAAAAGCCAGAGCGATTTTAACCTCTGCAAGACCCAACTCGAAAAGGTTCTCGGCAAATATACCCTCGAACCTGAATTCGCCGATATTTTCAAAATCAGCAATTCCAACAGGGGTGAAATTATCTGGGCTGTAAACTTCAGTGCCACTCTTGGAGAAGGATGGACTACCAATCAGTTCATTGTGCGGCTGATGCCCACCACCAAATCAGATAAAGGGGTTCGAAACGGACAGGGATGGGAAAGACCAACCAATTACCTCTATAATCTTTTTGCCAGCAATGATAAACGAAAAGCGGCAACCTTCATCACCGAATTTGAGGGAGAAGTGTTCGACGGGCCGTACATCAGAAAATACTGGGATCAGGAAGCAGAAGGAGGCAGGCAGAATGGGGAATCGGACGCTGATTTCATTTACCTCCGCTACGCCGATGTTTTGCTGATGTATGCCGAAGTACTCAACGAAATCAATAATGGCCCCACTACAGAGGCATACAATGCAATAAATCAGGTGAGAAACCGTGCCGGCCTAGATGATCTGACACCCGGTCTGGATTATCAGGCATTCAAAAATGCTGTCCTTCAGGAAAGACAAAAAGAATTTGTCATGGAAGGACATCGCTGGTACGACCTGGTTCGCATGAACAAGTTGCAGGAACAGGTGCTGCTGGCAAAACCTTCAGCCAACGTCAAATCGTACCATGTACTTTTCCCTATTCCACAAAAGGAACTTTATTATAATCCTAAACTTGTTCAGAACCAGGGATATAATTGA
- a CDS encoding DUF2007 domain-containing protein, producing MEKEVHPVEVFAGTSAQATIVKSILESAGIYCFLKDDIMGTLFPWYTSAGGAGAVKVFVSDADFEEAKAIVEEYEKNIQ from the coding sequence ATGGAAAAAGAGGTGCATCCGGTAGAGGTTTTTGCAGGAACGTCTGCGCAGGCTACCATTGTTAAAAGCATTCTGGAAAGTGCCGGCATTTATTGTTTTCTGAAAGATGATATAATGGGTACCCTCTTTCCATGGTACACTTCTGCCGGTGGAGCCGGCGCCGTGAAAGTTTTTGTATCAGACGCTGATTTTGAGGAAGCAAAAGCCATTGTGGAAGAATATGAGAAGAACATTCAGTAA
- a CDS encoding DUF4185 domain-containing protein, with protein MNYTMPVWIFLACSLAAGSCRQKTVAERHCSEPSDVPFQFSAEPAPEWTALMERTSGWFGADGIFSIPLDGVEEQEIAGKKTLFIFSDTYVGEVVNRVPLPCNVMVNNSLAWMKGFTPDTSAIVFEYNRDRSGKPVAFFVPDNINSKPGEYFWLGDGFINQEKNNTLYLFAYHVHKTGPGVFDFEATNVTILKIKNPTPEGITDYQQIPTGLGFVHPALGRIYFGSGILVNTEKAKAPCPDGYVYIYGIAEGKKSLLAARVRPEEFEDVDHWTFWNGSDWGKNIHSVAPITDGVSNELSVTPTEDGRYFLTFTILGISEKIGIAVGKSPAGPFGDTKEVYTCPEYKEKGLLTYNAKAHYHLSKPGELLVSYNTITLNFWEDIQKDATIYHPRFVKIKYQLVE; from the coding sequence ATGAATTACACAATGCCCGTTTGGATATTTCTGGCTTGCAGTCTGGCTGCAGGCAGTTGCCGGCAGAAAACGGTTGCGGAAAGGCATTGCTCAGAGCCAAGTGATGTTCCTTTTCAATTTAGTGCAGAACCGGCTCCTGAATGGACTGCCCTGATGGAAAGAACCTCAGGCTGGTTCGGGGCGGATGGTATTTTTTCCATTCCCCTCGACGGTGTGGAAGAACAGGAAATCGCCGGCAAGAAAACGCTTTTCATCTTCAGCGATACGTATGTAGGCGAAGTTGTCAACCGGGTCCCCCTGCCCTGCAATGTGATGGTAAACAATTCATTGGCCTGGATGAAGGGATTTACACCCGACACATCAGCCATCGTATTTGAATACAACAGGGACCGTTCCGGAAAACCTGTAGCCTTCTTTGTTCCGGATAACATAAACAGCAAACCGGGAGAATATTTCTGGCTGGGAGACGGGTTTATCAACCAGGAAAAAAACAACACACTATACCTTTTTGCCTACCATGTGCACAAAACAGGACCGGGAGTTTTTGACTTTGAAGCCACCAATGTAACCATTCTTAAAATCAAAAATCCCACCCCCGAAGGCATAACAGATTATCAGCAGATACCCACCGGCCTCGGATTTGTCCACCCTGCCCTGGGAAGAATATACTTCGGAAGCGGAATTCTGGTAAATACAGAAAAAGCAAAAGCTCCCTGCCCGGATGGCTACGTATATATTTATGGCATAGCCGAAGGCAAAAAATCTCTTCTGGCAGCAAGGGTGAGGCCGGAAGAATTTGAGGATGTTGACCACTGGACTTTCTGGAACGGATCTGACTGGGGTAAAAATATACATTCTGTTGCCCCAATAACTGACGGCGTTTCGAACGAACTCAGCGTGACCCCGACAGAGGATGGAAGATACTTCCTCACCTTTACCATTCTTGGAATATCAGAGAAAATCGGTATCGCTGTTGGGAAAAGCCCTGCAGGCCCTTTCGGAGACACAAAGGAAGTCTATACCTGCCCCGAATACAAGGAAAAGGGCCTCCTCACTTATAACGCAAAGGCTCATTATCATCTCTCCAAACCCGGCGAACTTCTGGTAAGTTATAATACCATTACCCTGAATTTCTGGGAAGATATCCAGAAGGATGCAACCATTTATCATCCCAGGTTTGTTAAAATTAAGTATCAGTTAGTTGAATAA
- a CDS encoding sugar MFS transporter: MKSNRSLRYMLPIFMSFYVMGFVDLVGVATGYVKRDFGLSDSVAQLLPSIVFIWFALFSIPTGIFQDRKGKKFTVILAMMITGLGMIPPLIYYSYFTAVIGFMIIGIGNTILQVSANPLLLDYSSDETKAANLSLSQFIKAIASMLGPVIVAGLAKYTGNWRLVFPLYAVISFLSAFWLYSIKIEESRPEKEPASLKTVVQILKNPFVLIMVLSIFFQVGFDVSMNSNIANYLKTRYSISLETASLGISIYFASLMAGRLLGSILLRKVNTKIFLITSTLVTPAGLLGILASPTLRFTWILIFITGLGFSNIFPLVFALTVERKPAYANEISGLVILAVSGGAVIPPIAGILTEKYGVTSSIYVLIFCTLYTLFATYYLLRQKPATNQ, translated from the coding sequence ATGAAAAGTAACCGGTCACTCAGGTACATGCTCCCAATCTTCATGTCGTTTTATGTCATGGGATTTGTTGATCTTGTTGGTGTTGCCACGGGATATGTTAAACGCGATTTTGGGCTTTCTGACAGTGTTGCCCAGCTTCTGCCCAGCATTGTCTTTATATGGTTTGCCTTATTTTCCATACCTACCGGCATTTTTCAGGACAGGAAAGGGAAAAAATTTACCGTTATTCTTGCCATGATGATAACCGGCCTCGGGATGATCCCGCCTCTGATTTATTATTCCTACTTTACCGCTGTGATCGGGTTTATGATTATCGGTATCGGAAACACGATTCTTCAGGTTTCGGCCAACCCCTTACTACTGGACTACTCTTCCGATGAAACCAAGGCAGCAAATTTAAGTTTGTCGCAGTTTATCAAAGCCATAGCCTCCATGCTCGGTCCTGTGATAGTAGCCGGCCTGGCTAAATATACCGGAAACTGGAGGCTGGTATTCCCGCTATATGCCGTCATATCATTCCTCTCAGCTTTCTGGTTATACTCAATAAAAATTGAAGAATCCCGGCCGGAAAAAGAACCGGCTTCGCTCAAAACCGTTGTACAAATTCTCAAAAATCCTTTTGTACTCATTATGGTTCTGAGCATTTTCTTCCAGGTTGGATTTGATGTTTCCATGAACTCCAATATCGCCAATTATCTTAAAACCAGGTACAGCATAAGCCTTGAAACAGCAAGCCTGGGAATCAGTATTTATTTTGCCTCCCTTATGGCCGGCCGGTTACTCGGCTCTATCCTCCTGAGAAAGGTCAATACAAAGATATTTCTTATCACCAGTACGCTGGTTACCCCTGCCGGGTTGTTGGGCATTCTGGCTTCTCCAACGCTCCGGTTTACCTGGATTCTTATATTTATCACAGGGCTGGGTTTTTCCAATATCTTCCCGCTGGTATTTGCCCTTACGGTAGAGCGTAAACCGGCCTACGCTAATGAAATTTCGGGCCTTGTCATTCTGGCGGTCAGCGGTGGAGCAGTTATTCCTCCGATAGCCGGCATACTGACCGAAAAATATGGTGTAACCTCAAGCATTTACGTTCTTATTTTCTGCACACTTTACACACTGTTTGCAACCTATTATTTATTACGCCAGAAACCTGCAACTAACCAATAA